In the Brevundimonas sp. MF30-B genome, GGCGGTCGAGGCGCCTGAGTTCGTGCACCAGCGCACCATCGCGCCTGAAGACGCGCCCGACACGCCGACCATCTTCACCCTCGGCTTCGAAAAGGGCGACGCCGTCTCGATCGACGGCGAGGCTCTGTCGCCGGCCGAAATCCTGACCCGGCTGAACCAGTTGGGCCACGACAACGGCGTCGGCCGCCTGGACCTGGTCGAGAACCGCTTCGTCGGCATGAAGTCGCGCGGCGTCTATGAGACGCCCGGCGGAACCATCCTGCTGGCCGCCCATCGCGGCATCGAGTCCATCACCCTGGACCGCGGCGCCATGCACCTGAAGGACGAGCTCGCGGTCAAATACGCCCACCTGATCTACAACGGCTTCTGGTTCGCGCCCGAGCGCGAGATGCTGCAGGCGGCCATCGACCACTCGCAGCTGCGAGTGAACGGGACGGTTCGGATCAAGCTCTACAAGGGCAATGTCACCATCATCGGCCGCGAAAGCCCCGACAGCCTGTACGACCAGGATCTGGTGACCTTCGAAGAGGGCATTCAGGCCTATGACCACCGCGACGCGGCGGGCTTCATCAAACTGAACGCCCTGCGTCTGCGCGTTCTGGCGCGCCGCGACCAGCGCTGAGGGTCGAGGGGCGGGGCGCCGCATTGACGGCTTGCCCCCGCCCCATTCGCCCTTCACGGTGGCGTGATCGCAGAGCCAAGGAGCCCTTCATGCGTCTCGTCACCCTCGCCACGGCCACGGCCGCCCTCGCCTTGATGGCCGCCCCGGCCCTTGCCCAGGAAGCCCCCGCCGCCCAACCCGCGCCAGCCCAGGCCGCTCCCGCCGCCCCTTCGCCGGCCGAAGCCGCGATCCAGGCCGAGGCCGAGAAGTTCGAAGCCGGCGTTGAGCAGATGCAGGCCGAACTCGTCGCCCTGCGCACAGCCGCAGGCGCTGACGCCGCCAAGTATCAAGCGGACTCTCAGCCGGTCGTGGCGCGCTACCAACCTCAGGCCGACGCGTTCGCCGACGCCCTGACCGCCTTTGCCGCCGATCCAGCCTCGGGCGTCCCTGCCGAAGCCCAGGCCCAGATCGCCCAGGGGGTGGCTCAA is a window encoding:
- a CDS encoding argininosuccinate synthase, which encodes MSSPAEKPVKKVVLAYSGGLDTSIILKWLQTEYQAEVVTFTADLGQGEELGPAREKALKLGIKPENIFVDDLREEFVRDFVFPMFRANTVYEGQYLLGTSIARPLIAKRQIEIARQVGADAVCHGATGKGNDQVRFELGYYALNPDIHVIAPWREWEFRSREALLDFAEKHQIPISKDKRGEAPFSVDANLLHSSSEGKVLEDPAVEAPEFVHQRTIAPEDAPDTPTIFTLGFEKGDAVSIDGEALSPAEILTRLNQLGHDNGVGRLDLVENRFVGMKSRGVYETPGGTILLAAHRGIESITLDRGAMHLKDELAVKYAHLIYNGFWFAPEREMLQAAIDHSQLRVNGTVRIKLYKGNVTIIGRESPDSLYDQDLVTFEEGIQAYDHRDAAGFIKLNALRLRVLARRDQR
- a CDS encoding translation initiation factor IF-2; this encodes MRLVTLATATAALALMAAPALAQEAPAAQPAPAQAAPAAPSPAEAAIQAEAEKFEAGVEQMQAELVALRTAAGADAAKYQADSQPVVARYQPQADAFADALTAFAADPASGVPAEAQAQIAQGVAQIRSVPTMMRDQIGQATPEQLAGAQAPAAAPQ